One Gossypium arboreum isolate Shixiya-1 chromosome 13, ASM2569848v2, whole genome shotgun sequence genomic window, AAAGAAACcattcattttaataattttttttctccaaCAGAATCGAATAGGAAATCCGAACACAGAAAGAAGCTAAAAGAAACAATGGCCGGAGTGGGAAATAGAAGTTTTAGCTTGATTTTGTATTTCCTGTGCTTGGGGGTTATAATCCCTAGCCTCGAGGCTCACATCGCAGAATATGATGACAATTGGAGGGAAAGGGAGTTGCAAGCTAAAGAAAACCTGGAGAAGGCTTACAATCCTAACCCAGAGGAAGTCACCCAGCATTTCAACGACCATGTGGCCAGAACCTTGATGGGGTTTCGCACCAATTCCACAAGGAGGATGTTGAAGAAGCGTAAGGGAGGTCCTTGTGAAGCAACCAACCCTATCGACCAATGCTGGCGATGTGACCGCAACTGGGAAAAGAACAGGAAAAAGTTGGCTGATTGCGCACTTGGATTTGGCCGTGGTACTACCGGTGGAAAGGATGGACCCATTTACGTTGTCACTGATCCTACCGATGATGTTCTTAACCCAAGTCGCGGAACTTTGCGTCATGCTGTGATCCAGAACCGCCCACTTTGGATCACTTTCGCTAGGGGGATGATTATTAGGTTGAAAGAGGAGCTCCTTATGACCAGCAACAAAACCATCGATGGTAGGGGAGCCAACGTGCATATTGCTTATGGGGCTGGTATTACCATCCAGTTTGCCAAGAACGTCATCATTCATAACATCCATATCCATAACATCTTCCCTAGCAAAGGTGGCAAGATCAAGGATGGCGAGAACCACCTTGGGTTGAGGACAAGGAGCGATGGTGATGGCATCTCCCTTTTCGGAGCAACCAACGTTTGGCTTGACCACCTTTCCGTTTACAAGTGCTCCGATGGTATCATCGATGCTATTCAGGGTTCTACCGCCATTACCATTTCCAACTGCCACTTCACTGACCACAACGATGTAATCAATCCAAACCCCCCACCCCCctcctttttattttttgtaatcAATCCAAATAAATATTTGGCTGCTGCACTTCAGGTGATGCTGTTTGGAGCAAGCGACAGCTACAGTGCTGATGAGAAGATGCAAATCACCGTTGCTTTCACCCACTTCGGTAAAAATTTGGTACAAAGGATGCCTAGGGTCCGGTTTGGTTTCGTCCATGTTGTGAACAACGATTACCGTCATTGGATCATGTCCGCTATTGGAGGCAGCAGTCACCCTACAATTATCAGCCATGGCAACCGATTTAGAGCCCCACGTAACATTGCAGCTAAAGAGGTAAGCCATTCCATTCTTGTGAGTTAATTTGG contains:
- the LOC108463557 gene encoding pectate lyase translates to MAGVGNRSFSLILYFLCLGVIIPSLEAHIAEYDDNWRERELQAKENLEKAYNPNPEEVTQHFNDHVARTLMGFRTNSTRRMLKKRKGGPCEATNPIDQCWRCDRNWEKNRKKLADCALGFGRGTTGGKDGPIYVVTDPTDDVLNPSRGTLRHAVIQNRPLWITFARGMIIRLKEELLMTSNKTIDGRGANVHIAYGAGITIQFAKNVIIHNIHIHNIFPSKGGKIKDGENHLGLRTRSDGDGISLFGATNVWLDHLSVYKCSDGIIDAIQGSTAITISNCHFTDHNDVMLFGASDSYSADEKMQITVAFTHFGKNLVQRMPRVRFGFVHVVNNDYRHWIMSAIGGSSHPTIISHGNRFRAPRNIAAKEVCKREYATEQEWKNWDWRSEGDLMLNGAIFTQSGDPRAAKKFGGDKMIAYKPAHMVPLLVRWSGTLECRPNKPC